The following proteins are encoded in a genomic region of Diabrotica virgifera virgifera chromosome 1, PGI_DIABVI_V3a:
- the LOC126878888 gene encoding uncharacterized protein LOC126878888 — MGDHVSSSRIFYKNHQSISKLEIHKNTDVPQIECLQNNNTDGHNTETPPTLEGIVDTVAEFQRTIDSNVIDSNVITNTMENLVAKDAASDPINIKQNTKQSKRPRLNKKTYCEFISDNEDPFFTDGFSSWSDTGNTSSDTFTHNKRPKKKIVKKTQKVSKELASKTDDIDIVGEKGKRTKRINYRKNRKDLKNRGQEYTRADGTIRSKREITPNPCIGKKCGNGCQNVTEERRLSLFHHFWSLSSARQRDWIVNMSRRNSIKRKRSKDSGKRSFSYEYYINDNEDRRRVCQQFLLNTLDITQTYVHYTLTNSIEGSAKDDLRGKIIPANKTKETTRQSVINFIKKLPALPSHYCRKDTAKLYLPVEFRNQKNLYRIYKGEKTSEGIDYVSEKFFLNIFNTEFNIGFHIPKKDKCLKCIKFDAANTEESKAEKEDHLMEKKASKERYSFHREISQKRTDLICTSFDLQKVLNTPHGESMLLYYSRKYAVYNLCFYENGSREGFCYIWGETEGKRGSNEIASIIQKYIDLVDARISVKHLILYSDSCPGQNKNRIILSAIHNALKNCENIVSIQMNYLLPGHTEMSVDSMHSVIEGALKNTIVWAPSQWATVCQLARKEPKPYNVSYLDHTDFKGYGTFADKYFRGNLTGKISKIRVATFKKSKINQMSVKYSMRSDEEEEIIPIIMGGIN; from the exons ATGGGTGATCATGTTTCATCTTctagaatattttataaaaatcatCAGTCAATAAGTAAATTAG AAATACACAAAAACACCGATGTCCCACAAATAGAATGTTTGCAAAACAATAATACCGATGGCCATAATACTGAGACTCCACCAACCTTGGAAGGAATAG TTGACACTGTTGCAGAGTTTCAACGGACTATTGATAGCAATGTAATTGATAGCAATGTAATAACGAACACAATGGAAAATTTAGTCGCCAAAGATGCTGCTTCTGATCCTATTAATATTAAGCAAAATACAAAACAATCCAAACGACCCAGACTTAACAAAAAGACATATTGTGAATTTATCTCCGATAATGAAGACCCGTTTTTTACTGATGGTTTTAGTTCTTGGAGTGATACAGGTAACACGTCTTCAGATACATTTACCCATAATAAGAGGCCTAAGAAAAAGATAGTCAAAAAAACACAGAAGGTAAGTAAGGAGTTAGCCAGTAAAACAGATGATATTGACATAGTTGGCGAAAAAGGTAAAAGAACAAAACGAATAAATTATAGAAAGAATAGAAAGGATCTTAAAAATAGAGGTCAAGAGTATACCCGAGCAGATGGAACAATACGTTCTAAAAGAGAAATTACACCTAATCCTTGTATCGGGAAAAAATGCGGCAATGGCTGCCAGAATGTAACCGAAGAACGAAGATTGTCATTGTTTCATCATTTTTGGAGTTTGAGTAGTGCTAGACAACGCGATTGGATTGTAAATATGAGCCGACGAAATTCAATCAAGAGAAAACGTTCAAAAGATAGTGGGAAACGTTCTTTTTCGTACGAATATTACATTAATGATAACGAAGATAGACGAAGAGTCTGCCAGCAGTTTCTACTTAACACCCTAGATATTACACAAACTTATGTACATTATACACTAACAAATTCCATTGAGGGATCTGCAAAAGATGATCTAAGAGGTAAAATTATACCTGCTAATAAAACTAAGGAAACTACACGACAAAGCGTTATAAACTTCATCAAAAAGTTGCCAGCACTGCCCTCTCACTACTGTCGAAAGGATACTGCTAAACTTTACTTACCAGTAGAATTTAGGAACCAAAAAAATTTGTACCGTATTTACAAAGGCGAGAAAACATCCGAGGGAATAGACTATGTcagtgaaaaattttttttaaacatatttaatactgaatttaaTATAGGCTTTCATATTCCTAAGAAAGATAAATGTCTCAAATGTATTAAATTTGATGCAGCAAACACTGAAGAGAGCAAAGCAGAAAAGGAAGACCACCTTATGGAAAAGAAAGCTAGCAAGGAAAGGTACAGTTTTCATCGTGAAATAAGTCAGAAACGCACAGATCTAATTTGTACATCTTTTGATCTTCAAAAGGTATTGAACACTCCCCATGGCGAAAGCATGTTACTCTATTATTCAAGGAAATATGCCGTATACAACTTATGTTTTTATGAAAATGGCAGCAGAGAAGGCTTTTGTTACATCTGGGGAGAAACTGAAGGAAAACGAGGGAGCAATGAAATTGCTTCTATTATCCAGAAATACATAGATCTAGTGGATGCACGCATCTCAGTGAAACACCTCATACTGTATTCCGATTCATGTCCCGGACAGAATAAGAATAGGATCATTTTGTCAGCCATTCATAATGCGCTTAAAAACTGTGAAAATATTGTAAGCATCCAAATGAACTACTTGCTCCCGGGACATACAGAGATGTCTGTTGATTCTATGCACTCTGTTATAGAAGGCGCTCTAAAAAATACTATTGTATGGGCCCCTTCGCAATGGGCTACAGTTTGTCAGTTAGCTAGAAAAGAACCAAAGCCTTATAACGTCAGTTATTTGGATCATACAGATTTCAAAGGTTATGGAACCTTTGCTGACAAATATTTTCGCGGTAATTTAACCGGAAAGATAAGCAAGATCAGAGTTGCTACTTTTAAAAAGTCTAAAATCAATCAGATGTCAGTCAAATATAGCATGAGATccgatgaagaagaagaaattattcCTATCATCATGGGAGGTATAAATTGA